In a genomic window of Nitrospira sp. ND1:
- the istB gene encoding IS21-like element helper ATPase IstB, with product MERLREQLTRLRLLKSRERLDALLQEAAAKDLSYADFLDQVLGEEVAAKAEKNITMRTSLARFPFVKSLEAFDFTYQPSLDKKHLQQVATCHFIEHGENVVLLGPPGVGKSHLAIGLGLKAIEQGYRVLFTTAAAMIATLTRALTENRLDDKLKLYTIPRLLIIDEIGYLPIDRTGANLFFQLISRRYEKGPMILTSNQSFGAWGEVFGDRVLATAILDRVLHHAITINIRGHSYRLKEKLKAGLVRMDDATTT from the coding sequence CTGGAACGGCTCCGTGAACAGTTGACGCGGTTGCGGCTCTTGAAGAGCCGCGAGCGGCTCGATGCGCTCTTGCAAGAGGCGGCGGCCAAGGACCTCTCCTACGCCGACTTCCTCGACCAGGTGCTGGGCGAAGAAGTGGCCGCCAAGGCCGAAAAGAACATCACGATGCGCACCAGTCTCGCCCGCTTCCCGTTCGTGAAGAGCCTGGAGGCCTTCGACTTTACCTACCAACCCTCGCTGGATAAGAAGCACCTGCAGCAGGTCGCGACCTGCCACTTCATCGAGCACGGCGAGAACGTCGTGCTGCTCGGGCCGCCCGGCGTCGGCAAAAGCCATCTGGCGATTGGGTTGGGGCTCAAAGCGATCGAACAGGGCTATCGCGTGTTGTTCACCACCGCGGCCGCCATGATTGCGACGCTCACCCGGGCCCTCACGGAGAATCGGCTGGACGACAAGCTGAAGCTGTACACGATTCCCCGCCTCCTGATCATCGATGAGATTGGCTATCTGCCGATCGACCGGACCGGCGCCAATTTGTTTTTCCAACTCATCTCACGGCGCTACGAGAAGGGGCCGATGATTCTGACCAGTAACCAGAGTTTCGGCGCCTGGGGGGAGGTGTTCGGGGACCGGGTGCTCGCGACGGCGATCCTGGATCGGGTGCTCCACCACGCGATCACGATCAATATCCGCGGGCACTCCTACCGGCTCAAGGAGAAGCTGAAAGCGGGGCTCGTGCGAATGGACGACGCGACGACGACGTAA
- the istA gene encoding IS21 family transposase: MGLDETSETTIMRVQVDQPGEACMVDQERWAEIRRLFDEERVSISEIGRRLDLDRKTVRRSLRQPTWRPYQRAVVAETLLTAHADFVQTRAPQVGYSARILYQELRASRGYTGSYETVKRCVAPLREVQGHADRALLRFETPPGQQSQIDWGQALVSFRAGPQVVHVFVLTLGFSRRGFYYACADERLAQFLESHERAFAHFGGHTREHLYDRPRTVCYADDTGRRIWNPTFKAFADYWGFEPRVCRPYRAQTKGKVESGVKYVKRNFLPGRTFIDLVDFQAQLDEWNATIADCRLHGTTHEPPIARFARERGQLVPLAGQRSFQQEARVSRIVAEDYLVSLATNRYSVPFRLIGQRVEVQRRGDLVYIFHRDREVARHPVLPGTHQFCILPEHGPGASARTARQRRSTWTAPALPPGAMPEVEVRDLACYEAVCGSATAQEVPR; encoded by the coding sequence ATGGGACTTGACGAGACGAGCGAGACGACGATCATGCGCGTCCAGGTGGACCAACCTGGGGAGGCGTGCATGGTGGATCAGGAACGGTGGGCGGAGATCCGGCGGTTGTTTGATGAGGAGCGCGTGTCCATTTCTGAGATTGGGCGGCGATTGGACCTGGATCGCAAGACCGTACGCCGCAGTCTGCGACAGCCGACCTGGCGCCCATACCAGCGGGCGGTGGTCGCGGAGACCCTCCTGACCGCCCATGCCGACTTTGTGCAGACCCGCGCCCCACAGGTCGGGTACTCGGCGCGGATTCTGTATCAGGAGCTGCGGGCAAGCCGCGGCTATACCGGCAGTTACGAGACCGTGAAGCGGTGTGTGGCCCCGCTGCGCGAAGTCCAGGGGCACGCAGACCGGGCCCTGCTCCGGTTTGAGACCCCACCGGGGCAGCAAAGTCAGATTGATTGGGGCCAAGCCCTGGTGTCCTTTCGCGCCGGCCCGCAGGTCGTCCACGTGTTCGTGCTCACGCTGGGCTTCAGTCGCCGCGGGTTCTATTACGCCTGTGCGGATGAGCGGCTCGCCCAGTTTCTCGAATCCCATGAACGGGCCTTCGCCCATTTCGGCGGCCACACCCGGGAGCATCTCTATGATCGCCCACGCACCGTGTGTTACGCGGATGACACGGGGCGGCGGATCTGGAATCCCACCTTCAAAGCGTTTGCCGACTATTGGGGCTTTGAGCCGCGGGTCTGTCGACCGTACCGGGCGCAGACCAAGGGCAAAGTCGAATCAGGTGTGAAGTATGTGAAGCGGAATTTTCTGCCCGGCCGGACGTTCATCGATCTCGTGGACTTCCAAGCCCAGCTGGATGAATGGAACGCCACCATCGCAGACTGTCGGCTGCACGGCACGACCCACGAACCCCCCATTGCACGCTTTGCGCGAGAACGCGGGCAGCTGGTGCCACTGGCGGGGCAACGCAGCTTCCAGCAGGAGGCCCGTGTCTCACGGATCGTGGCCGAGGACTATTTGGTCAGCTTGGCGACCAACCGCTACTCCGTGCCCTTCCGCCTCATCGGCCAGCGGGTCGAGGTGCAGCGCCGGGGCGATCTCGTGTACATCTTCCATCGCGACCGGGAGGTCGCGCGGCATCCGGTCTTACCCGGCACCCACCAATTCTGCATCCTACCCGAGCACGGCCCCGGCGCCAGTGCACGGACCGCCCGCCAACGCCGATCCACTTGGACGGCCCCGGCCCTGCCTCCGGGCGCGATGCCGGAGGTCGAAGTGCGGGATCTGGCGTGCTATGAGGCGGTGTGCGGGAGCGCGACGGCGCAGGAGGTGCCGCGATGA
- a CDS encoding integrase core domain-containing protein — MSTITTKELTTLKIPRRYHHTVKSRLAIVHYATDFGIKGAARRFGLDRKTVRAWRRRLQAAGLVGLVPRYPPIRARRIAESTVALIEHARRDLMYGAVRTRIWLERVHRIRVAAATIRRICHRLGYPSLRRKPSRRPRQLTLFSRERPGDCVQVDVKEVKVAGAKYFQYTAIDDCTRYRILRLYPRKNHQTSHTFFSTLRAALPFPIRKVQVDNGAEFSLAFALTVQQAGVRLRYIKPRCPEQNGKVERSHRVDNEEFWSRSTFAGFAPAAEAVLAWEHRYNHERFSMALNGLTPAEKLATFMAPSPLPSGTVLPHPVPASTSTMDPPPIACPEPLVRRVLCHSHDLNPGVTS; from the coding sequence ATGTCGACGATCACGACCAAGGAGTTGACGACACTGAAGATCCCCAGACGGTATCACCACACCGTCAAGAGCCGCCTCGCCATCGTGCACTATGCAACGGACTTCGGGATCAAAGGAGCGGCCCGGCGGTTCGGCCTGGATCGGAAGACGGTCCGAGCGTGGCGCCGCCGCTTGCAGGCCGCCGGTCTCGTGGGCCTGGTTCCGCGCTACCCGCCGATCCGTGCACGCCGCATTGCGGAGTCGACCGTGGCGTTGATTGAACACGCCCGGCGCGATCTGATGTACGGGGCGGTCCGCACCCGGATTTGGCTCGAGCGTGTCCATCGGATCCGGGTCGCCGCGGCTACGATTCGCCGGATCTGCCACCGGCTCGGCTATCCATCGCTCCGCCGAAAACCCTCACGACGTCCTCGGCAACTAACGCTCTTCAGTCGCGAGCGACCGGGGGACTGTGTCCAGGTGGACGTCAAGGAAGTCAAAGTGGCAGGTGCGAAGTATTTCCAATACACCGCTATCGACGACTGCACGCGCTATCGGATTCTCCGTCTCTATCCCCGGAAAAATCATCAGACCAGTCATACCTTCTTCAGCACCCTTCGGGCCGCGCTCCCATTTCCCATCCGCAAAGTACAGGTCGACAACGGCGCAGAGTTCTCGCTCGCCTTTGCCCTCACGGTTCAACAGGCTGGGGTGCGGCTACGCTACATCAAGCCGCGATGTCCGGAGCAGAACGGCAAAGTCGAACGCAGTCATCGTGTTGATAACGAGGAGTTTTGGAGTCGGTCAACATTTGCCGGTTTCGCACCGGCGGCCGAAGCCGTACTGGCCTGGGAACACCGTTACAACCACGAGCGCTTCTCCATGGCCCTTAATGGCCTCACCCCGGCCGAGAAACTCGCAACATTCATGGCTCCGTCTCCGCTTCCGTCAGGCACCGTCCTCCCGCATCCGGTTCCCGCTTCGACCTCGACCATGGACCCGCCGCCAATCGCGTGTCCTGAGCCACTTGTGCGACGCGTGCTCTGCCACAGTCACGACCTAAACCCTGGGGTCACTTCTTGA
- a CDS encoding protein kinase translates to MNGRQVPNVASTPAENLENMDLGNGWTVASRITRKKRSTGGHFSIGYKVVGAQGKEAFMKALDFSAASQSQDPIRELQKLTEAYNYERDLLTKCKNRRLNRVMVPIIDGTIHVPGYGIYSPVSYLIFELAKGDIRDVLSDFSKFDLVWCLKSLHNVAVGLHQLHSSGIAHQDLKPSNVLFTNTNESKLADLGRATAQDHPSPIHHYQVPGDLGYAPIDLSYTPTTVDGFEKRFLADLYLMGSLFFFHFTGVAAVHALRMKIQGVPLSNTSFLADLPYLQHAYEETLVDLRRGVEPLAGALVEPIIQIVRQLCEPDPKRRGDPRWKDSIVPSYNMETYISRLDLLCKKAELLL, encoded by the coding sequence ATGAATGGTCGCCAAGTCCCCAACGTTGCCTCGACTCCGGCGGAGAATTTGGAAAATATGGATCTCGGCAACGGCTGGACTGTAGCAAGCAGAATCACACGTAAGAAAAGGAGCACGGGGGGGCACTTCTCCATCGGATACAAAGTCGTGGGTGCGCAGGGTAAAGAAGCTTTTATGAAAGCATTGGACTTTTCGGCAGCTTCGCAGTCACAAGATCCTATCCGCGAGCTACAGAAGCTTACTGAGGCATATAACTATGAGCGTGATTTACTGACGAAGTGTAAGAATCGTCGATTAAACCGTGTGATGGTACCCATCATCGATGGCACGATACATGTTCCGGGCTATGGAATTTATAGTCCGGTTTCCTACTTAATATTTGAACTTGCTAAAGGCGACATAAGGGATGTCCTGTCAGATTTCTCAAAGTTTGACCTGGTGTGGTGCCTAAAGTCCCTTCATAACGTAGCAGTGGGGCTGCATCAATTACACAGTTCGGGAATTGCTCATCAGGACCTTAAGCCCTCCAATGTCTTATTCACCAACACTAACGAATCGAAACTCGCCGATCTGGGCAGGGCTACTGCTCAAGACCATCCTTCTCCTATCCATCATTATCAGGTGCCCGGAGATTTAGGCTATGCCCCAATTGATTTGAGTTATACCCCGACAACTGTCGATGGTTTCGAAAAGAGATTTTTGGCAGATTTGTACTTGATGGGAAGTCTATTCTTTTTCCATTTCACAGGTGTAGCAGCGGTCCATGCATTGCGAATGAAGATTCAGGGAGTACCTTTGAGTAATACTTCGTTCCTGGCCGATCTTCCCTACCTTCAACACGCTTACGAAGAGACACTTGTTGATCTGAGGAGGGGAGTTGAGCCACTAGCCGGTGCTCTTGTAGAACCAATTATTCAGATCGTCAGGCAGCTTTGTGAGCCTGATCCTAAAAGGCGTGGTGACCCGCGATGGAAAGATTCCATAGTGCCTAGCTATAACATGGAAACCTATATTTCCAGACTAGACTTGCTCTGCAAAAAGGCCGAGTTGCTGCTATGA
- a CDS encoding ribbon-helix-helix domain-containing protein, protein MSPKPKNTPHRVLLSLPTDLYETISRVSAAMEKPRAEIIRDLLSEQQPILEHMATMLEQAKAGKLDQAMKGWKKMTGEALKGLGVIMNPPDLKKSKLRS, encoded by the coding sequence ATGAGTCCTAAGCCTAAAAACACGCCGCACCGAGTATTGCTATCGTTGCCCACAGATCTCTACGAGACGATTTCACGCGTATCGGCTGCTATGGAGAAGCCGCGAGCCGAAATCATCCGCGATCTACTAAGTGAACAGCAGCCAATTCTCGAACACATGGCCACGATGTTGGAACAGGCAAAAGCGGGAAAGCTTGATCAGGCTATGAAGGGATGGAAGAAAATGACCGGGGAGGCGTTAAAGGGCCTTGGAGTAATCATGAATCCGCCTGATCTTAAGAAATCCAAACTAAGATCCTAG
- a CDS encoding helix-turn-helix domain-containing protein, with translation MSEEVFKRLYSVREAARYLGISQWAVRHLNWSSKLPCVRQGRRVLFDIYDMDRFIENNKRGGHHGDALSTQETRSDDRDFSRTGPILDEILR, from the coding sequence ATGTCAGAGGAAGTATTCAAACGGCTGTATTCAGTCAGAGAGGCGGCTCGATACCTGGGTATCAGCCAGTGGGCGGTTCGGCATCTCAATTGGTCCAGCAAACTGCCCTGTGTACGGCAGGGACGACGAGTCCTATTCGATATTTACGATATGGACCGGTTCATCGAAAACAACAAGAGGGGGGGACATCATGGGGATGCTTTATCGACGCAAGAAACGCGATCCGACGACAGGGACTTTAGCCGAACAGGGCCCATATTGGATGAAATATTACGTTGA
- a CDS encoding sigma-54 dependent transcriptional regulator, whose protein sequence is MSQSHILVIDDDPAVRQILAETLAGEGHQVTVMSSGLDGVEAVKDQPVHVVLTDLQMPGIDGLETIDRISKVDSKIIAIVMTGYGTVDYAVRAMKAGAFDFITKPFEPDTVAVVVRKALDVYKLKQENHLLRKAVRDQYRLEHLVGTSAPMRMVLDFVEKVADSDSTVLIEGESGTGKELIARMLHFNSMRRERPLVPVNCGAIPETLLESELFGHEKGAFTGAAHTRLGRFELAHGGTIFLDEVGEMSLPLQVKLLRVLQERCFERVGGTRTINVDVRIIAATNQDLAQAVQERRFRQDLYYRLHVIPIHIPPLRERRSDIPLLVNHFIAQFNQLRRTEILGMEPDALARMMEEEWPGNIRELENMIERLCVLKKRGMITMSDLPERPVKMNAAKGVESPEQFVRFSEDGINLTKELEHYENRLIGEALRKANGITSRAAQLLQVNRTTLVEKLKRKGFDPKTHGYSVQN, encoded by the coding sequence ATGAGCCAGTCACATATTCTCGTGATTGATGATGATCCTGCTGTGCGTCAAATCTTGGCGGAGACGCTCGCTGGTGAAGGACATCAGGTGACGGTCATGTCCAGTGGGCTGGACGGAGTAGAGGCTGTCAAGGATCAGCCGGTACATGTGGTGCTGACGGATCTCCAGATGCCGGGGATCGATGGGTTGGAAACCATTGATCGAATCTCAAAAGTCGACTCCAAGATTATTGCGATTGTCATGACGGGTTATGGGACAGTCGACTACGCGGTACGGGCGATGAAAGCCGGCGCATTTGATTTTATTACCAAGCCCTTTGAGCCCGATACCGTGGCGGTAGTGGTCCGAAAAGCATTGGACGTCTACAAGTTGAAGCAGGAAAACCATCTGCTTCGAAAAGCCGTGCGAGATCAGTATCGCCTGGAGCATCTGGTGGGGACGAGCGCACCGATGCGCATGGTACTTGACTTTGTCGAAAAGGTGGCCGATAGCGACAGCACAGTGCTGATTGAAGGTGAGAGTGGGACCGGCAAGGAATTGATCGCGCGGATGTTACATTTCAACAGCATGCGGAGGGAGCGTCCGCTAGTCCCGGTCAACTGCGGGGCCATTCCAGAAACCTTGTTAGAGTCCGAACTGTTCGGGCATGAGAAGGGGGCCTTTACCGGAGCGGCCCATACGCGCCTCGGGCGATTCGAGCTGGCTCATGGCGGAACCATCTTTTTGGACGAGGTCGGGGAGATGAGTTTGCCGTTACAGGTCAAACTACTGCGGGTGTTGCAAGAGCGATGCTTCGAGCGCGTGGGCGGGACAAGGACGATCAATGTCGATGTCCGTATCATTGCGGCGACGAATCAGGATTTGGCGCAAGCGGTTCAAGAGCGCCGGTTCCGACAAGACTTGTATTACCGGCTGCACGTGATTCCCATTCACATTCCGCCATTGCGGGAACGCCGTAGCGATATTCCGCTTCTGGTCAACCATTTCATCGCCCAGTTTAATCAATTGCGGCGGACGGAGATTCTAGGTATGGAGCCCGATGCGTTAGCGCGCATGATGGAAGAAGAATGGCCGGGGAATATCCGGGAACTTGAAAACATGATCGAACGTCTCTGTGTGTTGAAGAAACGGGGCATGATCACTATGAGCGATTTGCCTGAGCGGCCCGTCAAAATGAATGCCGCGAAGGGAGTCGAGTCGCCCGAGCAGTTTGTTCGCTTTTCGGAAGACGGGATCAATTTGACCAAAGAACTCGAACACTATGAAAATAGGCTTATTGGGGAAGCGTTGCGAAAGGCCAATGGAATTACCAGCCGAGCCGCACAGTTGCTTCAAGTGAATCGAACCACACTGGTGGAAAAGCTCAAACGGAAAGGATTTGATCCCAAGACTCACGGGTATTCGGTTCAAAACTAA
- a CDS encoding tetratricopeptide repeat protein, translated as MRQQLPAMMPEPSELVRGALPDPGPRLERIPESPEWGEFERGVALYNQGQYLEARLHLTNMLREHREIPLRSSIQAFLTESSLKSSAQELRPLEIIDQYKALIREDPQSTNARRAAWRIGDVYRVEGWYQEAQIAYQHALSLSERDSYDANRAMLGLGYVFRGIKSWKDSVQTFDHVLKRTTDPTLLVSASLGQAHSLYRMGRIKDADGLYESISSRWPGALRADPFALLRYADTAGEAHRGPVMREQLLHFYNLYPSRPENPFVLMHLADSYKEAGRWEDASIFYAALLSQYPDAQVVPTAKLRYAEVQEHLAPEGEEVNLRHTIAAHLANVPLKPGEMLSPRQLFESSAKQYEDSPVGSEALFHLGEALERAGKREDALKAYEQVVQRAGKFENDPWPEKGGAQLVRFLRPRLEAALKADDDFELINLFHRNGPFADRLYAGTELLLKVAEAHRRLGFPIESARLFQSLIRDSKAEAFHEVALMGLGDSYLEQKDMRAARAVFERYRLQFPVGRFAGQALIGILTSFEGEGNTSGLVKLGKQWLIHNPRHPDRALVQLKVADALRQAKRDAEAAPLYESVLKAGMDLSALDRLRYADVLARLNRQEAALALYKQALVAGLEPEQEAWAQFQIVQLARGVKREEFARSGLRALNENSDSLVRRMAAVLQTELPEPTSAAGGKK; from the coding sequence ATGCGACAGCAATTACCGGCCATGATGCCTGAGCCGTCGGAATTGGTTCGAGGCGCACTTCCTGATCCAGGGCCTCGCTTGGAACGGATTCCCGAGAGTCCTGAATGGGGTGAGTTTGAACGGGGAGTGGCCCTCTACAATCAGGGGCAGTATCTCGAGGCGCGACTTCACCTGACTAACATGCTGAGAGAGCATCGCGAGATTCCGCTCCGCTCGTCTATTCAAGCATTTCTAACAGAAAGCTCCTTAAAGAGTAGCGCACAAGAACTGAGGCCTCTGGAAATCATCGATCAGTACAAGGCCCTGATTCGAGAAGATCCTCAGTCGACAAATGCCAGGCGGGCCGCCTGGAGAATCGGCGATGTGTATCGTGTCGAAGGTTGGTACCAGGAGGCGCAGATCGCCTACCAGCATGCGCTCAGTCTCTCCGAGCGAGATTCCTACGATGCCAATCGAGCTATGCTCGGTCTGGGCTATGTCTTTCGAGGCATCAAGAGTTGGAAGGACAGCGTACAGACGTTTGATCACGTCCTGAAACGAACCACGGACCCCACGCTGCTGGTGTCCGCGTCGCTGGGACAGGCCCACAGCCTCTATCGAATGGGACGGATCAAGGACGCTGATGGGTTGTATGAAAGCATCAGCAGCCGCTGGCCTGGCGCTCTTCGGGCGGACCCGTTTGCATTGCTGCGTTACGCGGATACAGCCGGAGAAGCCCACCGCGGACCGGTCATGCGGGAACAGCTCCTCCATTTCTACAACCTGTATCCCTCCAGGCCGGAGAATCCATTTGTGTTGATGCACCTGGCCGACAGTTACAAAGAGGCCGGGCGATGGGAAGATGCGAGCATTTTTTATGCGGCGTTGTTGAGCCAGTATCCGGATGCGCAGGTTGTGCCCACGGCCAAGCTCCGATATGCGGAGGTGCAGGAGCATCTCGCTCCCGAAGGCGAGGAGGTCAATCTTCGGCACACGATTGCCGCACATCTCGCGAATGTTCCCCTCAAGCCCGGTGAAATGCTCAGCCCGCGCCAGTTGTTCGAAAGCAGCGCCAAGCAATATGAAGACTCACCGGTTGGAAGCGAGGCGTTATTTCATCTCGGGGAGGCGTTGGAGCGGGCAGGAAAGCGGGAAGACGCGCTGAAAGCCTACGAGCAGGTGGTCCAGCGGGCAGGGAAATTTGAGAACGATCCCTGGCCGGAGAAGGGCGGGGCGCAGCTCGTGAGATTTCTGCGCCCCCGGCTGGAAGCGGCACTTAAAGCAGACGACGATTTTGAGCTCATCAACCTGTTCCACCGTAACGGCCCGTTTGCCGATCGGCTGTACGCCGGTACGGAACTGCTGCTTAAGGTGGCCGAGGCGCATCGTCGGCTTGGATTTCCCATCGAATCGGCGCGGCTCTTTCAGTCGTTGATTCGAGACTCGAAAGCCGAGGCTTTTCACGAAGTCGCCTTAATGGGTCTCGGCGATAGTTACTTGGAACAAAAGGACATGCGCGCGGCCCGGGCCGTCTTCGAGCGGTATCGGTTGCAATTTCCCGTCGGCCGGTTCGCTGGACAGGCGCTGATTGGAATCCTGACGTCCTTCGAGGGCGAAGGAAACACGTCTGGGTTGGTGAAGCTTGGAAAGCAGTGGTTGATACACAACCCTCGCCACCCGGACCGCGCATTGGTTCAGCTGAAGGTAGCCGATGCGTTGAGGCAGGCAAAACGGGATGCCGAAGCCGCTCCCCTCTATGAGAGCGTACTCAAGGCGGGGATGGACCTGTCCGCATTGGACCGGCTGCGATATGCCGATGTTTTGGCAAGACTGAATCGTCAGGAGGCGGCGCTGGCCCTGTATAAGCAGGCATTGGTTGCGGGGTTGGAGCCTGAACAGGAAGCCTGGGCCCAATTTCAAATCGTGCAGCTGGCCAGGGGCGTCAAGCGTGAAGAGTTTGCACGGAGCGGGCTTCGCGCACTGAACGAGAACAGCGATAGCCTGGTTCGGCGTATGGCCGCCGTGCTGCAGACCGAGCTGCCTGAGCCCACTTCCGCCGCAGGAGGCAAAAAGTGA
- a CDS encoding nitrogen regulation protein NR(II): MTARDAEASNNDLLTRAFHDFDQAATVLQQSYDALTTRLQQMDLELAQTNASLREHLRETEEMRAHVTAVLESLDTGVIVADSQDSVVRCNHATERLLGVPQARLRGRRATEVLEEIRKDHGEYPLVLPTGVTIAISQSDLTDETGSLIGKLVLIHDVTHIRQLEDRLQRRNRLEAMGQMVGNIAHEIRNPLGSVELFASMLRKDLRDQPHLRTYAEHISVAVQAMDRLLSNLLVYTRPDCSRLAWQDTESLIREVLTLASHAMSLASIVVRCEIDPRVPKIWCDGGKIKQVLLNLVLNAVQAMPEGGSLILSARMAPEEISELPAIQLTVSDTGTGIPLELQSRVFDPFFTTKDHGTGLGLAIVHALVEAHHGRIDVESRPGQGTSFVMRLPQGSIQQPTLSARNAALVGRSVQTRPIENATEEEIYE, translated from the coding sequence ATGACAGCGCGCGATGCCGAAGCATCGAACAACGATCTGCTGACACGTGCGTTCCATGACTTTGACCAGGCTGCCACCGTCCTTCAACAGTCGTATGACGCGTTGACGACACGGCTGCAGCAGATGGATCTCGAACTCGCGCAAACCAATGCCAGTTTGCGCGAACATCTACGTGAGACAGAAGAAATGCGCGCCCATGTGACAGCGGTGTTGGAATCGTTGGATACGGGTGTGATCGTCGCGGACTCGCAGGACTCGGTGGTGCGGTGCAATCACGCCACGGAACGTCTGTTGGGGGTTCCGCAAGCCCGCCTCAGGGGGCGTCGAGCGACAGAGGTGCTGGAGGAAATCCGGAAAGACCACGGCGAGTACCCGCTGGTACTTCCGACGGGCGTGACCATTGCCATCTCGCAGAGCGACTTGACCGATGAAACCGGGAGTTTGATCGGCAAACTGGTGTTGATCCATGACGTGACCCACATTCGACAACTGGAAGACCGTTTGCAGCGACGCAATCGGCTGGAGGCCATGGGGCAGATGGTCGGTAACATCGCGCATGAGATCCGGAATCCTCTGGGCAGCGTTGAATTGTTCGCGTCGATGCTGCGCAAGGATCTGCGTGACCAGCCGCATTTGCGGACATACGCGGAGCATATCTCCGTGGCGGTGCAGGCCATGGACCGGTTGTTGTCGAACCTGCTCGTCTATACCAGACCGGACTGTTCGAGGCTGGCATGGCAGGATACGGAATCGCTGATTCGGGAAGTACTTACGCTGGCGAGCCATGCCATGTCACTGGCTTCGATCGTGGTCCGTTGCGAGATCGATCCCCGCGTTCCGAAAATTTGGTGTGACGGCGGGAAAATAAAACAGGTGCTGCTGAATCTTGTTCTGAACGCCGTCCAGGCCATGCCCGAAGGCGGCAGCCTGATATTGTCCGCTCGTATGGCGCCGGAAGAAATCTCAGAATTGCCTGCCATCCAACTCACGGTCAGTGACACCGGCACGGGGATTCCGCTCGAGCTGCAGTCGCGGGTATTCGATCCGTTTTTTACCACGAAAGACCATGGGACGGGATTGGGGCTCGCCATCGTACATGCGCTGGTCGAGGCTCATCACGGCCGCATCGATGTGGAGAGCAGGCCGGGGCAGGGGACCTCATTTGTCATGAGATTACCCCAGGGTTCCATACAACAGCCAACGCTGTCTGCGCGAAACGCCGCGTTGGTCGGCCGGTCCGTGCAAACCCGCCCAATCGAGAATGCAACCGAAGAGGAGATCTACGAATGA